The following are from one region of the Nostoc cf. commune SO-36 genome:
- a CDS encoding acyl--CoA ligase translates to MNLFELLAGEDNHSALVTPEGRSLTYKQLRENVIGLVSQLNSFGLKRGERIAIAMTNGSPMAITFLAAALCGTAAPLNPKYKQEEFAFYYKDTQAKALITLSEGAEAAIAAVTPDMMLINAKVNTDGTLSFELVKEKLPPCSQLRAPLPESDDLAMILHTSGTTSRPKRVPIRHRNLIASAGNLIGAYSLSAADTTLCLMPLFHIHGLVGCLLATLGSGGTLVCPNGFNALEFWKLVDTYKPTWYSAAPTMHQTILARASRNTEIVKANRFRFIRSSSASLPPIIIEQLEATLNAPVVESYSMTEASHLMTTNPLPPKVRKPGTVGYGFGVEVGIMDSEGNLLSQGSLGEVVVKAPNVIDGYENNPEANATAFVNGWFRTGDQGTVDEDGYLRLTGRIKELINRGGEKISPLEVDDVLLRHPAVAEALAFAVPHKSLGEDIHAAVVLKAEASEKELLAHCSTMLADFKVPKQVHILEQLPRGATGKLQRLAIAKLLNIGE, encoded by the coding sequence GAACGTATTGCCATTGCCATGACTAATGGTTCACCAATGGCGATTACCTTTTTGGCTGCCGCCCTATGTGGCACTGCTGCACCCTTGAATCCCAAATATAAACAAGAAGAATTTGCCTTTTACTACAAAGATACCCAGGCAAAAGCACTGATTACGTTGTCTGAGGGGGCAGAAGCAGCCATTGCCGCCGTCACACCTGATATGATGCTGATTAATGCCAAGGTAAATACTGACGGCACATTAAGCTTTGAATTAGTCAAAGAGAAACTTCCTCCTTGCTCCCAGCTAAGAGCTCCCTTGCCTGAGTCTGATGATCTGGCGATGATTCTCCATACTAGCGGCACTACCAGTCGTCCCAAGCGTGTACCGATTCGTCATCGCAACTTAATCGCTTCAGCCGGCAACCTCATCGGTGCTTACTCACTCAGCGCAGCTGACACTACACTTTGCCTAATGCCTCTATTCCACATTCACGGATTGGTGGGCTGTTTGCTGGCAACTCTGGGATCAGGCGGTACACTAGTTTGTCCCAATGGCTTTAATGCCTTGGAGTTTTGGAAACTGGTAGATACCTACAAACCCACTTGGTATTCCGCAGCGCCAACCATGCACCAGACAATTTTGGCACGCGCTAGCCGCAACACAGAAATTGTCAAAGCTAACCGCTTTCGTTTCATTCGCTCTAGTAGTGCTTCCTTGCCGCCAATTATCATTGAACAGCTAGAGGCAACTCTCAATGCTCCAGTGGTGGAATCTTATAGCATGACTGAAGCATCTCACTTAATGACCACCAACCCCCTACCGCCAAAAGTGCGGAAACCAGGTACTGTAGGTTATGGGTTTGGCGTAGAAGTGGGCATTATGGATTCTGAAGGTAACTTATTATCTCAGGGAAGCTTGGGTGAGGTGGTGGTAAAAGCACCCAATGTTATAGATGGATACGAAAACAACCCAGAAGCTAACGCCACAGCTTTTGTAAACGGTTGGTTCCGCACTGGAGATCAGGGTACTGTGGATGAAGACGGCTATCTCCGTTTGACTGGACGCATTAAAGAATTGATTAATCGGGGTGGGGAAAAAATTTCTCCCTTAGAAGTGGATGATGTTTTGCTACGCCATCCCGCCGTCGCCGAAGCCTTAGCCTTTGCCGTCCCCCACAAATCTTTAGGAGAAGATATCCACGCGGCTGTGGTGCTAAAAGCAGAAGCTAGCGAAAAAGAACTTTTAGCTCACTGTTCAACTATGCTGGCAGACTTCAAAGTTCCCAAGCAAGTTCACATTTTAGAGCAACTACCTCGTGGTGCTACCGGGAAACTGCAACGGTTAGCGATCGCAAAATTGCTTAATATTGGGGAGTAG